From Cannabis sativa cultivar Pink pepper isolate KNU-18-1 chromosome 8, ASM2916894v1, whole genome shotgun sequence, a single genomic window includes:
- the LOC115698656 gene encoding uncharacterized protein LOC115698656, whose product MDFWNKMVFPVRRVFLAITSRLKPQKSGVGLLKLHDDVQMCGYEDVQVMWEILQRTESEMLGSNNNNLNDHQPKRKHRLFPRVFVWSNQTTNHQ is encoded by the exons ATGGATTTCTGGAACAAGATGGTTTTCCCTGTTCGTCGAGTTTTTCTTGCTATTACTTCTCGTCTTAAGCCTCAAAAATCAG GTGTTGGGCTATTGAAGCTGCATGATGATGTACAAATGTGTGGTTATGAAGATGTTCAAGTAATGTGGGAAATACTACAAAGAACAGAATCAGAAATGTTAGGAAgtaataacaataatcttaatGATCATCAACCCAAGCGCAAGCACAGATTGTTTCCCAGAGTTTTTGTATGGTCTAACCAAACTACAAACCACCAATAA